A window of the Cystobacter fuscus genome harbors these coding sequences:
- the fumC gene encoding class II fumarate hydratase, with protein MSQDKVRIEKDTFGPIEVPADRLWGAQTQRSRQNFAISTERMPLALIRALVLVKKAAAIVNQENGSLPRDRGEAIVKAANEVLDGQHDEEFPLIVWQTGSGTQTNMNVNEVLANRASELMGGERGEARRVHPNDDVNKGQSSNDVFPTAMSVAAAEAVVRNVLPELIALRDVLAERSERFRDIVKIGRTHLQDATPLTLGQEFSGYVAQLEQARKHLEATLPHLSELALGGTAVGTGLNAPKGFAERVAEELARLTGHPFVTAPNKFEALAANDALVHAHGALKGLAAALFKIANDVRWLASGPRSGIGEITIPENEPGSSIMPGKVNPTQSEALTMLCAQVMGNDVAISLGGASGNFELNVFKPLIIHNFLQSCRLLADGMRSFRLHCAVGIEPNLGRLQENLERSLMLVTALNPHIGYDNAAKIAKKAHKEGKTLKEVAVELGLLTAEQFDQWVRPEKMTGNL; from the coding sequence ATGAGTCAAGACAAGGTTCGCATCGAGAAGGACACCTTCGGCCCCATCGAGGTGCCGGCCGACCGCTTGTGGGGTGCCCAGACGCAGCGCAGCCGGCAGAACTTCGCCATCTCCACCGAGCGCATGCCCCTGGCCCTCATTCGCGCCCTGGTGCTGGTGAAGAAGGCCGCCGCGATCGTCAACCAGGAGAATGGCTCGCTGCCTCGCGACAGGGGCGAGGCCATCGTGAAGGCCGCCAACGAGGTGCTCGACGGTCAGCATGACGAGGAGTTTCCCCTCATCGTCTGGCAGACGGGCAGCGGCACCCAGACGAACATGAACGTCAACGAGGTGCTGGCCAACCGCGCCTCCGAGCTGATGGGTGGGGAGCGCGGCGAGGCGCGCCGGGTGCACCCCAACGACGACGTCAACAAGGGGCAGAGTTCCAACGACGTCTTCCCCACCGCCATGAGCGTGGCCGCGGCCGAGGCCGTGGTGCGCAACGTGCTCCCCGAGCTCATCGCCCTGCGCGACGTGCTCGCCGAGCGCTCCGAGCGCTTCCGGGACATCGTGAAGATTGGCCGCACCCACCTGCAGGACGCCACGCCGCTCACGCTCGGCCAGGAGTTCAGCGGCTACGTGGCCCAGCTCGAGCAGGCGCGCAAGCACCTGGAGGCCACGCTGCCGCACCTGTCGGAGCTGGCGCTCGGCGGCACCGCCGTGGGCACCGGCCTCAACGCGCCCAAGGGCTTCGCCGAGCGCGTGGCCGAGGAACTCGCCCGCCTCACCGGCCACCCCTTCGTCACCGCGCCCAACAAGTTCGAGGCGCTCGCGGCCAATGACGCGCTGGTGCACGCGCACGGTGCGCTCAAGGGCCTGGCCGCCGCGCTCTTCAAGATCGCCAACGACGTGCGTTGGCTCGCGTCGGGGCCGCGCTCGGGCATCGGGGAGATCACCATCCCGGAGAACGAGCCGGGCAGCTCCATCATGCCCGGCAAGGTCAACCCCACCCAGTCCGAGGCCCTCACCATGCTGTGCGCCCAGGTCATGGGCAACGACGTGGCCATCTCCCTGGGCGGCGCGTCCGGCAACTTCGAGCTCAACGTCTTCAAGCCGCTCATCATCCACAACTTCCTGCAGAGCTGCCGCCTGCTCGCCGATGGCATGCGCAGCTTCCGGTTGCACTGCGCGGTGGGCATCGAGCCGAACCTGGGCCGGCTCCAGGAGAACCTGGAGCGCTCGTTGATGCTCGTCACCGCGCTCAACCCGCACATCGGCTACGACAACGCGGCGAAGATCGCCAAGAAGGCCCACAAGGAGGGCAAGACGCTCAAGGAGGTCGCGGTGGAGCTGGGCCTGCTCACCGCCGAGCAGTTCGATCAGTGGGTGCGCCCGGAGAAGATGACCGGCAACCTGTAG
- a CDS encoding MOSC domain-containing protein produces MDTPSGTIHALLLAQQRGTPMKRVPEAQAVEGRGFVGDRHGKKKPNGKRQLLLLDVASSQTLRLSVGELKENVVISGVPLESLPAGQRLALGAEVVVELTEPCVPCSKLERIRPGLLKESWGQRGQLARVLRGGTVREGDEVRLLDINPDAPRPIRPKLP; encoded by the coding sequence GTGGACACTCCTTCCGGCACCATCCACGCCCTGCTGCTCGCCCAGCAGCGGGGGACCCCCATGAAGCGTGTCCCCGAGGCCCAGGCGGTGGAGGGCCGGGGCTTCGTGGGAGACCGTCACGGCAAGAAGAAGCCGAACGGCAAGCGCCAGCTCCTGCTGCTGGACGTGGCCTCCTCGCAAACCCTGCGGCTGTCGGTGGGCGAGCTGAAGGAGAACGTGGTCATCTCCGGCGTCCCCCTGGAGTCGCTGCCCGCGGGCCAGCGGCTGGCGCTCGGCGCCGAGGTGGTGGTGGAGCTGACCGAGCCGTGCGTGCCGTGCTCGAAGCTGGAGCGCATCCGCCCGGGCCTGCTCAAGGAGTCCTGGGGTCAGCGTGGCCAGCTCGCCCGGGTGCTGCGCGGAGGCACGGTGCGCGAGGGCGATGAAGTACGCCTGCTCGACATCAACCCGGACGCGCCCCGCCCCATCCGCCCCAAGCTGCCCTGA
- a CDS encoding Uma2 family endonuclease, with the protein MKDEPSWREALYAKLEKLPPNVLGEIVGGELYVSPRPAFPHARAASLLGSELTGPFDRGRGGPGGWVLLDEPELHLGQDVLVPDLAGWRRERMPEVPQVAASTLAPDWVCEVLSPSTAALDRARKMTVYAREGVGHLWLVDPVLQTLEVYRREHGGWFVLGTHVGEVRVRAEPFAALELELGALWAR; encoded by the coding sequence ATGAAGGACGAGCCCTCATGGCGGGAGGCGTTGTACGCGAAGCTGGAGAAGCTTCCACCCAACGTCCTGGGTGAGATCGTCGGCGGCGAGCTGTACGTGAGTCCCCGCCCGGCCTTTCCGCACGCTCGGGCGGCATCCTTGCTGGGCAGCGAGCTGACGGGCCCCTTTGATCGAGGGAGGGGTGGACCGGGTGGCTGGGTCCTCCTGGATGAGCCGGAGTTGCACTTGGGCCAGGACGTCCTGGTGCCCGATCTGGCCGGCTGGCGCCGGGAGCGGATGCCCGAGGTGCCGCAGGTGGCGGCCTCCACCCTCGCGCCGGATTGGGTCTGTGAGGTGCTCTCTCCGTCCACGGCCGCGCTGGACCGGGCCCGGAAGATGACGGTGTATGCCCGCGAGGGCGTCGGGCACTTGTGGCTCGTGGACCCGGTACTCCAGACCCTGGAGGTGTACCGGCGGGAGCACGGAGGCTGGTTCGTCCTGGGCACGCACGTGGGCGAGGTGCGGGTGCGCGCGGAGCCCTTCGCGGCCTTGGAACTGGAGCTGGGCGCGCTCTGGGCGCGCTGA
- the aceA gene encoding isocitrate lyase, whose protein sequence is MYDALTMKNDASPHAKLHAQRFEGITRTYSEADVEKLRGSIRVTHTLAEIGARRLWELLHTQDFVAALGALTGNQAVQMVRAGLQAIYLSGWQVAADANTAGQMYPDQSLYPVDSVPNVVRRINAALRRADQIDHSEGKKDTYWFAPIIADAEAGFGGPLNAYELMKAMIEAGAAGVHFEDQLASEKKCGHMGGKVLVPTSQFIRTLTAARLAADVMGVSTLLVARTDADSAKLLMSDADEYDHAFIDRKAGRTAEGFYQLRGGVDCAIARGLAYAQYADLIWCETSTPDLKQAKKFAEGIHAKYPGKLLAYNCSPSFNWKKHLDDATIAKFQRELGAMGYKFQFVTLAGFHALNHGMYELARQYKDRGMAAYSELQQKEFASEKDGYTATRHQREVGTGYFDKVAEVISGGCASTLALNDSTEAHQF, encoded by the coding sequence ATGTACGACGCCCTGACGATGAAGAATGACGCCTCGCCCCACGCCAAGCTCCATGCCCAGCGTTTCGAGGGCATCACACGCACCTACTCGGAAGCGGACGTGGAGAAGCTGCGCGGCTCCATTCGCGTCACCCACACCCTGGCCGAGATAGGTGCCCGCCGGCTGTGGGAGCTGTTGCACACCCAGGACTTCGTGGCCGCGCTCGGCGCGCTGACGGGCAACCAGGCGGTGCAGATGGTGCGCGCGGGGCTCCAGGCCATCTACCTGTCGGGCTGGCAGGTGGCCGCTGATGCCAACACCGCGGGGCAGATGTACCCGGACCAGAGCCTCTACCCGGTGGACAGCGTGCCCAACGTGGTGCGCCGCATCAACGCCGCGCTGCGCCGCGCGGATCAGATCGACCACTCCGAGGGCAAGAAGGACACCTACTGGTTCGCCCCCATCATCGCGGACGCGGAGGCGGGCTTCGGCGGGCCGCTCAACGCCTATGAGTTGATGAAGGCGATGATCGAGGCGGGCGCCGCGGGCGTGCACTTCGAGGATCAGCTCGCCAGCGAGAAGAAGTGCGGCCACATGGGCGGCAAGGTGCTGGTGCCGACGAGCCAGTTCATCCGCACGCTCACGGCGGCGCGGCTGGCGGCGGATGTGATGGGCGTGTCCACGCTACTGGTGGCGCGCACGGACGCCGACAGCGCCAAGCTGCTCATGAGCGACGCGGACGAGTACGACCATGCCTTCATCGACCGCAAGGCGGGCCGCACCGCCGAGGGCTTCTACCAACTGCGCGGGGGAGTGGACTGCGCCATCGCCCGGGGCCTGGCCTACGCGCAGTACGCGGACCTCATCTGGTGCGAGACGAGTACGCCGGACCTCAAGCAGGCGAAGAAGTTCGCCGAGGGCATCCACGCGAAGTACCCCGGCAAGCTGCTCGCGTACAACTGCTCGCCGTCGTTCAACTGGAAGAAGCACCTGGACGACGCGACCATCGCGAAGTTCCAGCGCGAGCTGGGAGCCATGGGCTACAAGTTCCAGTTCGTCACCCTGGCGGGCTTCCACGCGCTCAACCACGGCATGTACGAGCTGGCGCGCCAGTACAAGGACCGGGGCATGGCGGCCTACTCCGAGCTGCAGCAGAAGGAGTTCGCCTCGGAGAAGGACGGCTACACCGCCACGCGCCACCAGCGCGAGGTGGGCACCGGCTACTTCGACAAGGTCGCCGAGGTCATCTCCGGCGGCTGTGCCAGCACGCTCGCCCTGAACGACTCCACCGAGGCGCACCAGTTCTGA
- a CDS encoding NACHT domain-containing protein yields the protein MPDTPWWEGTSEGTPLLLAFVQVVREDVAEDSLQQRDRYIAGVEYVADKLGAAQPLRWRENDVLLLVHAGEPHVAITNALSAAEAIRERAMVDLSMTVQLAVHAAWVEWTPDMEKLAPLEVSRCEQLARATPAQGIAITEDVYLALTDTARRRFAPLGTWGHDGLVTYVFPASLATKAAPGVFQPLGDAKRWQSFRRYVDSPEVRRLRYVGFPLQKKQPPSLDIREVFIPPEARRLVERGTDWTQAARAPDVERQEVATPLESLARLVRRHRALVVLGDPGSGKTTVLRWLAVLAAGGPLSWAEQMGTAERLLPVLVSVGRLAQLRSRLGEDCSVLDALAVYLQDRGVGDEAELRLFLEGALEAGECLLLLDGLDEVQSEERGGVLRWLESFCVRYPSNRFVVSARRVGYSGFALPEGVEVELGGFEDEQIRRYVRAFARACRQWENEGVPDESGADQDAERLLEALFTSSRLRELARNPFLLSSLALIHRAEGRLPLHRVQAYEIFARTLCETWGQARRVVASGTSTRDIRYEEEAIPILGELALRLHLDWPTGVAPEDFVIRVLSQSSQERTGVEPSEAERSAREFLERAGREVQILLERGAGQWGFLHLTFQEFFTAVGLLSAENFESVAFEHLFEPRWEEVIRLGVGYMALIQKRAQATQRFVRRVLLHEVSGSQQPERKQVYLAALLASEAGDILPPSLQSEIARAVVAWNQSVPETIALPLLRELALTEFSERILDELLSNVSAYEDPAQGKAILALGVLRGERSRNALQLAAKARSRVVRAQVVRSIITGGDPMDWATLSLLVDDEDSIVRSSALAGFISSHDQYRRDEALDLLLSSSRAEVLRAVIQIIRFLHARSPQSMTLDAAQSRVIRHAIRTGLSHEDEEVREESLFLLAMAREHFPEEAHAHAEELEEFIAILALPFPLQKGPRVDEEKALHGRALQRDPSVMAELFRSFSNRIEGFLWHDLRCDTETAHDAVIDVFFSYLAEPERYEPEKARLITYLTRAAKHRVQDQLKLRASRSWREDDFASVVELGQPSPKDILENFVEASHAVDRLAKRLDESDLATLRLIVSGEGSTDKLAQALGLDISSPEEMRREVKRHRDRLMKILERLGKEDRDEPA from the coding sequence ATGCCTGACACGCCCTGGTGGGAGGGCACGTCCGAGGGCACTCCTCTGCTGCTCGCCTTCGTCCAGGTGGTGCGGGAAGACGTGGCGGAGGACTCGCTTCAACAGCGGGATCGCTACATCGCGGGGGTCGAGTACGTCGCCGACAAGCTCGGTGCGGCCCAGCCCTTGCGCTGGCGCGAAAACGACGTGCTGTTGCTCGTCCACGCAGGCGAGCCGCACGTGGCCATCACGAATGCGCTCTCGGCCGCGGAGGCCATCCGGGAGCGCGCCATGGTGGACTTGTCGATGACGGTCCAGCTCGCGGTGCACGCCGCCTGGGTCGAGTGGACCCCGGACATGGAGAAACTGGCACCCCTTGAGGTTTCCCGGTGCGAGCAACTGGCTCGTGCCACACCCGCCCAGGGAATCGCCATCACGGAAGACGTGTACCTGGCCCTGACGGACACCGCGCGGCGGCGTTTCGCTCCCCTGGGTACATGGGGCCATGATGGCCTGGTCACGTATGTCTTTCCCGCGAGTCTGGCCACGAAAGCGGCTCCCGGGGTCTTCCAACCCCTCGGGGATGCGAAACGCTGGCAGTCCTTCCGGCGCTACGTCGACAGCCCGGAAGTCCGTCGGCTGCGCTACGTTGGCTTTCCGCTCCAGAAGAAGCAGCCCCCCAGTCTGGATATTCGCGAGGTCTTCATCCCACCCGAGGCCCGGCGACTCGTTGAACGAGGCACGGATTGGACCCAGGCGGCCCGAGCGCCAGACGTCGAGAGGCAAGAGGTCGCCACTCCGCTCGAATCGCTGGCGAGGCTCGTGCGGAGACACCGGGCGCTGGTGGTGCTTGGAGACCCCGGCTCGGGGAAGACCACGGTATTGCGCTGGCTGGCGGTGCTCGCCGCGGGGGGACCGCTCTCCTGGGCCGAGCAGATGGGCACTGCGGAGCGGCTGCTTCCCGTGTTGGTCAGCGTCGGCCGGTTGGCCCAGCTCCGCTCCCGGCTGGGAGAGGATTGCTCCGTCCTCGACGCGCTCGCGGTCTACCTTCAGGACCGTGGCGTGGGAGACGAGGCGGAGCTGCGGCTCTTTCTCGAAGGAGCGCTGGAGGCGGGCGAGTGCCTGCTCCTGCTCGATGGACTCGATGAGGTCCAGAGCGAGGAGCGAGGTGGTGTCCTGCGCTGGCTCGAGTCCTTCTGCGTCCGCTATCCCAGCAACCGCTTCGTTGTTTCCGCTCGCCGGGTGGGTTACTCCGGCTTCGCTCTCCCCGAGGGCGTGGAAGTGGAACTCGGCGGCTTCGAGGACGAGCAGATCCGCCGCTATGTCCGAGCCTTCGCGCGTGCCTGCCGCCAGTGGGAGAACGAGGGAGTGCCGGACGAGTCGGGAGCCGACCAGGATGCGGAGCGGCTCCTGGAAGCACTCTTCACCAGTTCCCGCTTGAGGGAACTCGCTCGCAATCCCTTCCTCTTATCCTCCCTGGCCTTGATTCACCGGGCCGAGGGGCGCCTGCCCCTTCACCGGGTACAGGCATATGAGATCTTCGCGCGGACCCTGTGCGAGACATGGGGGCAGGCCCGCCGGGTCGTCGCGAGTGGAACGTCCACCCGGGACATCCGTTACGAGGAAGAGGCCATCCCCATCCTCGGGGAACTCGCGCTGCGGCTGCATCTAGACTGGCCCACGGGAGTGGCTCCCGAGGACTTCGTCATTCGCGTCCTCTCTCAGTCCAGTCAGGAACGGACAGGAGTGGAGCCCTCTGAAGCGGAACGCTCCGCGAGGGAGTTCCTGGAGCGCGCGGGCCGGGAAGTGCAGATCCTGCTGGAGCGCGGAGCGGGCCAGTGGGGTTTTCTCCACCTGACCTTCCAGGAGTTCTTCACCGCCGTGGGGCTGCTTTCGGCGGAGAACTTCGAGTCCGTCGCCTTCGAGCACCTTTTCGAACCCCGTTGGGAAGAGGTCATTCGGTTGGGCGTGGGCTACATGGCGCTCATCCAGAAACGGGCTCAGGCCACGCAGCGGTTCGTCCGTCGGGTCTTGCTCCATGAGGTGAGCGGCTCCCAGCAACCCGAGAGGAAGCAGGTCTACCTCGCGGCGCTACTGGCCAGCGAAGCTGGCGATATCCTTCCGCCCTCCTTGCAATCGGAGATCGCCAGGGCCGTGGTGGCGTGGAACCAATCCGTGCCAGAGACTATCGCCCTGCCTTTGCTGCGTGAATTGGCCTTGACCGAGTTCTCGGAACGGATCCTGGATGAATTGCTGAGCAACGTCTCCGCGTATGAGGACCCCGCACAGGGGAAGGCCATTCTCGCGCTAGGCGTGCTCCGTGGCGAGCGCTCGCGCAATGCACTTCAACTGGCCGCGAAGGCGCGGAGCCGTGTTGTCAGGGCCCAGGTGGTGAGGAGCATCATCACGGGAGGCGACCCGATGGATTGGGCAACGCTTTCCCTGCTGGTCGATGACGAGGATTCCATAGTTCGGAGTTCCGCATTGGCGGGGTTTATTTCATCTCACGATCAATACAGACGTGACGAGGCGCTCGACCTGTTACTGAGCAGCTCTCGGGCAGAGGTTCTGAGAGCCGTCATACAGATCATCAGGTTCTTGCATGCAAGAAGCCCTCAATCAATGACCCTCGACGCGGCCCAATCCAGGGTTATTCGGCATGCCATCCGTACAGGCCTTTCTCATGAAGACGAGGAAGTGCGGGAGGAGTCGCTTTTTCTCCTCGCCATGGCACGCGAGCACTTCCCGGAAGAGGCCCACGCTCACGCGGAAGAACTCGAAGAGTTCATCGCGATCCTTGCCCTCCCTTTCCCACTGCAAAAGGGTCCGCGAGTAGATGAGGAGAAGGCGTTGCACGGCCGGGCCCTTCAAAGGGACCCCTCGGTCATGGCTGAACTCTTCCGATCCTTCTCAAACCGGATCGAAGGCTTTCTGTGGCATGATCTGAGATGCGACACGGAAACGGCTCACGATGCCGTCATCGATGTGTTCTTTTCCTATTTGGCGGAGCCCGAGCGGTACGAGCCCGAGAAGGCTCGTCTGATCACCTATCTCACGAGGGCGGCGAAGCACCGGGTGCAGGATCAGCTCAAGTTGAGGGCCTCGCGAAGTTGGCGGGAGGATGATTTCGCGAGCGTTGTCGAACTCGGGCAGCCTTCCCCGAAGGACATCTTGGAGAACTTCGTGGAGGCATCCCATGCGGTGGACCGGCTGGCGAAGCGGCTGGACGAGAGTGACCTGGCCACCCTGCGTTTGATCGTGAGCGGGGAGGGCTCCACCGATAAGCTGGCGCAGGCGCTAGGATTGGACATCTCCTCCCCGGAGGAGATGCGGCGGGAAGTGAAGCGGCATCGGGATCGGCTCATGAAAATACTGGAGCGTCTTGGCAAGGAAGACCGCGATGAGCCCGCCTGA
- a CDS encoding RNA-binding domain-containing protein, which yields MTFEELEQRLKLGEDTVTEFKSTVVNNYQVDSKDIAKAITAMANTKGGHLFLGVEDDGTVSGAGTPQQVDKLMLQVSNICQGIQPPLTCSFQKLEFQGQTLLVVEVPRFSAERPYHAAGKYYVRDANQSREARRDELRRLLESADYHFDEEPVAGSRFEDLDPEAIRVFLAILYDEPDEASGRQLLSALQCLDATGTPTVTGMLLFGREPQRSFLDARISAVLFKGTELTSDFVDRKEMTGRLFDQVEDAVTFLKKNVRSPSHVEGLERIEEGLPEKVLREAVLNAVAHRDYRAASQVRIYVFDDRVEIVNPGELLNKLTLDGIRLGGISQRRNPVLAGLLARARRRENLGMGVPEMIRQMKARKLPPPEFSVGDGHFRVVLRLGGEGGHA from the coding sequence ATGACTTTCGAGGAGCTGGAGCAGCGGTTGAAACTGGGTGAAGACACCGTCACCGAGTTCAAGAGCACCGTGGTGAACAACTACCAGGTGGACTCGAAGGACATCGCCAAGGCCATCACCGCGATGGCGAACACCAAGGGTGGTCACCTGTTCCTCGGCGTGGAGGATGACGGGACGGTGAGCGGTGCCGGAACTCCTCAACAGGTGGACAAGCTGATGCTCCAGGTGAGCAACATCTGTCAAGGCATCCAGCCTCCGCTGACCTGCTCCTTCCAGAAGCTGGAGTTCCAAGGTCAAACACTCCTGGTCGTGGAGGTTCCCCGTTTCAGCGCCGAGCGTCCGTACCACGCGGCGGGCAAGTACTACGTCCGCGATGCGAACCAATCCCGGGAAGCCCGGCGTGACGAACTGCGCCGCCTGCTCGAGTCGGCTGACTACCACTTCGACGAGGAGCCCGTGGCCGGCTCCCGTTTCGAGGATCTGGACCCCGAGGCGATCCGCGTCTTCCTCGCCATCCTCTACGATGAGCCCGATGAGGCGAGTGGGCGGCAGTTGCTCTCGGCCCTGCAGTGCCTGGATGCCACGGGAACGCCGACCGTCACCGGCATGCTGCTCTTCGGACGGGAGCCCCAGCGCAGTTTCCTGGACGCACGCATCTCGGCGGTGCTGTTCAAGGGCACGGAGTTGACGTCCGACTTCGTCGATCGGAAGGAGATGACGGGCAGGCTGTTCGACCAGGTCGAGGACGCGGTGACCTTCCTCAAGAAGAACGTGCGCTCGCCCTCGCATGTGGAGGGACTGGAGAGGATCGAGGAGGGATTGCCCGAGAAGGTCCTGCGGGAGGCCGTGCTCAATGCCGTGGCCCATCGTGATTACCGGGCGGCATCGCAGGTGCGCATCTACGTCTTCGACGACCGGGTGGAGATCGTGAATCCGGGGGAGTTGCTCAACAAACTCACGCTCGATGGCATCCGGCTCGGTGGCATCAGCCAGCGCCGCAACCCCGTCCTGGCGGGGCTGCTTGCCCGGGCGCGCCGCCGCGAGAACCTGGGCATGGGTGTTCCGGAGATGATTCGCCAGATGAAGGCGCGCAAGCTGCCGCCCCCCGAGTTCAGTGTGGGCGACGGGCATTTCCGTGTCGTGCTCCGGCTGGGTGGGGAAGGCGGCCATGCCTGA
- a CDS encoding multiheme c-type cytochrome, producing MPSVSFKSVFIAVLLGTAIIVAALLVNSHRPPVETAQPSADLVRATGKCAECHARETSAVVHQFERSRHAERGVNCLDCHRPVEGQDPMEHRGFTLARSLTAKNCAQCHATEYEQFERSRHAGPSWAAVRGTQGFSPEQIALGERFHPGWIKRPAHPVGEMEGEAATVGGCDACHDIGKPNADGSFGTCTECHSRHSSSVALAREPRTCGQCHMGPDHSQIEIFEESKHGVIFTAQRERFNLNAHPKQLTTVDMPAPTCTTCHMSGLEGLKVTHNPGERLSWFLFAPVSTRRPEGNSGELQMKEVCLKCHAHTQVENFYGIAEKVLLSTNEKVKEAQAVVAALRKDGLLDDKPFNHPIKFVEFDLWHYFGRTAKHGAYMGGADFVQWHGNYELARLRNELDTMAEELRTKSGKGGSGPVKPGDARP from the coding sequence ATGCCCTCGGTGAGCTTCAAGTCCGTGTTCATCGCCGTGTTGTTGGGCACGGCGATCATCGTCGCCGCGCTGTTGGTGAATTCCCATCGGCCCCCGGTGGAGACGGCACAGCCCAGCGCGGATCTGGTGCGCGCCACGGGTAAGTGCGCCGAGTGCCACGCGCGGGAGACCTCCGCCGTGGTGCACCAGTTCGAGCGCAGTCGCCACGCGGAGCGGGGCGTCAATTGCCTGGACTGCCACAGGCCGGTAGAGGGCCAGGATCCCATGGAGCACCGTGGCTTCACGTTGGCGCGGTCCCTCACCGCGAAGAACTGCGCCCAGTGCCATGCCACCGAGTACGAGCAGTTCGAGCGCAGCCGGCACGCGGGGCCCTCCTGGGCGGCGGTGCGGGGAACGCAGGGCTTCTCGCCGGAGCAGATCGCGCTGGGCGAGCGCTTCCATCCCGGGTGGATCAAGCGCCCGGCCCACCCCGTGGGGGAGATGGAGGGAGAGGCGGCGACGGTCGGTGGCTGCGACGCGTGCCATGACATCGGCAAGCCCAACGCGGACGGCTCCTTCGGCACCTGTACCGAGTGCCACTCCCGGCACTCCTCCTCCGTGGCGCTCGCGCGCGAGCCGCGCACCTGTGGCCAGTGCCACATGGGACCGGACCACTCGCAGATCGAGATCTTCGAGGAGTCCAAGCACGGCGTGATCTTCACCGCGCAGCGAGAGCGCTTCAACCTGAACGCCCATCCCAAGCAGTTGACGACGGTGGACATGCCCGCGCCCACCTGCACCACCTGTCACATGAGTGGACTGGAGGGCCTGAAGGTGACGCACAACCCGGGCGAGCGTCTGTCCTGGTTCCTCTTCGCGCCCGTCTCCACGCGCCGCCCCGAGGGCAACTCGGGCGAGCTGCAGATGAAGGAGGTGTGTCTGAAGTGCCATGCGCACACCCAGGTGGAGAACTTCTACGGCATCGCGGAGAAGGTGCTGCTGAGCACCAATGAGAAGGTGAAGGAAGCGCAGGCCGTGGTGGCCGCGTTGCGCAAGGATGGGCTGCTCGACGACAAGCCCTTCAACCACCCCATCAAGTTCGTCGAGTTCGACCTCTGGCATTACTTCGGCCGCACGGCCAAGCACGGTGCCTACATGGGCGGCGCGGACTTCGTGCAGTGGCACGGCAACTACGAGCTGGCGCGGCTGCGCAACGAGCTGGACACCATGGCCGAGGAGCTGCGCACCAAGAGCGGCAAGGGGGGCTCCGGGCCGGTGAAGCCGGGGGATGCCAGACCATGA